In one Corallococcus sp. EGB genomic region, the following are encoded:
- a CDS encoding COX15/CtaA family protein encodes MTLPTAATRRFQWFSQGVLLYSLGVILWGAFVRATGSGAGCGDHWPVCNGEVLPRAPSLQTLIEYTHRLTSGLATVLAVALYVWGRREFPKGHPGRRAAFWALVFMLTEGLVGAGIVLLKYVAQDARLGRAVWMGLHLTNTFLLVGAQTLVVWASRGRAPMAFRGQGTVGAVLGASIVGMLVLGISGAVAALGDTLFPASSLTHGFEQDLSETAHVLLRLRVFHPAIAVGMGALLVFGGRWVARLRPSPDVRRASAWLTGVYAAQLCAGVINLVLLAPVTMQLIHLLLADCVWMCVVRLCAAGLAEDAPRLEPASEPASRVEPV; translated from the coding sequence ATGACCCTTCCCACCGCCGCCACCCGCCGCTTCCAGTGGTTCAGCCAGGGCGTGCTCCTCTACAGCCTGGGCGTCATCCTCTGGGGCGCGTTCGTGCGCGCCACCGGCTCCGGCGCCGGCTGCGGCGACCACTGGCCGGTCTGCAACGGCGAGGTGCTCCCCCGCGCGCCCTCCCTCCAGACCCTCATCGAGTACACCCACCGGCTCACCAGCGGCCTGGCCACGGTGCTCGCCGTGGCCCTCTACGTGTGGGGCCGCCGCGAGTTCCCCAAGGGCCACCCCGGCCGCCGCGCGGCGTTCTGGGCGCTGGTGTTCATGCTCACCGAAGGGCTGGTGGGCGCGGGCATCGTGCTGCTCAAGTACGTGGCGCAGGACGCGCGCCTGGGCCGCGCGGTGTGGATGGGCCTGCACCTGACCAACACCTTCCTCCTGGTGGGCGCGCAGACGCTGGTGGTGTGGGCGTCCAGGGGCCGCGCGCCCATGGCGTTCCGCGGCCAGGGCACGGTGGGCGCGGTGCTGGGCGCGAGCATCGTGGGCATGCTGGTGCTGGGCATCAGCGGCGCGGTGGCCGCGCTGGGCGACACGCTCTTCCCCGCGTCCAGCCTCACGCACGGCTTCGAGCAGGACCTGTCGGAGACGGCGCACGTGCTCTTGCGCCTGCGCGTGTTCCACCCGGCCATCGCGGTGGGCATGGGCGCGCTGCTGGTGTTCGGCGGCCGCTGGGTGGCGCGGCTGCGGCCCTCGCCGGACGTGCGGCGCGCGTCCGCGTGGCTCACCGGCGTCTACGCCGCGCAGCTGTGCGCGGGCGTCATCAACCTGGTGCTGCTGGCGCCGGTGACGATGCAGCTCATCCACCTGCTGCTCGCGGACTGCGTGTGGATGTGCGTGGTGCGGCTGTGCGCGGCGGGGCTCGCGGAGGACGCGCCGCGCCTGGAGCCCGCCTCCGAGCCTGCGTCCCGCGTGGAGCCGGTGTAG
- a CDS encoding MICOS complex subunit MIC60, giving the protein MPRDREAPPVSSSPHDAAERLRRLEAAIEEGRARKDAALEAWVRRMGRLPTEKERDRWEREWERGAERERQRWEKQWERESKEALRRAERQAKRDAYIAQQQAHRQAKRAEKAAKEEASRNPLVGVGQLIVALACVATVVRFPNQYWWLLFVALGFFKGAAKHLRAANNPLLTRVEEPTAPVLPQAKVTPAPADPRLARVDAVCEKLLAELSAGPGVLQEMVRSPERTVQDLRKSCHELIRRERELRTVAPPEDVQRLADERKKLETRWAAEEDAVVRDRLRAALQVLDEQVRQRAELTKAADRLEAEYTRLAYTLENLYAQVLRVRSADAADADVAGAGLRLSVEQLGAEVDAVTSALEEVHGAPVDGRVRTR; this is encoded by the coding sequence GTGCCCCGAGACCGCGAAGCGCCCCCTGTCTCCTCGTCCCCTCACGATGCGGCCGAGCGCCTGCGCCGGCTGGAAGCGGCCATCGAGGAAGGGCGCGCGCGCAAGGACGCGGCCCTGGAGGCGTGGGTGCGCCGGATGGGCCGCCTGCCCACCGAGAAGGAGCGGGACCGCTGGGAGCGGGAGTGGGAGCGCGGCGCGGAGCGGGAGCGCCAGCGGTGGGAGAAGCAGTGGGAGCGCGAGTCGAAGGAGGCCCTGCGCCGCGCGGAGCGGCAGGCCAAGCGCGACGCGTACATCGCCCAACAGCAGGCGCACCGCCAGGCGAAGCGCGCGGAGAAGGCGGCGAAGGAAGAGGCCTCACGCAACCCGCTGGTGGGCGTGGGGCAGCTCATCGTCGCGCTGGCGTGCGTGGCCACGGTGGTGCGGTTCCCGAACCAGTACTGGTGGCTGCTGTTCGTGGCGCTCGGCTTCTTCAAGGGGGCCGCGAAGCACCTGCGCGCGGCCAACAACCCCCTGCTGACGCGCGTGGAGGAGCCGACCGCGCCGGTGCTGCCGCAGGCGAAGGTGACTCCGGCGCCGGCGGATCCGCGCCTGGCGCGCGTGGACGCCGTCTGCGAGAAGCTGCTCGCGGAGCTGAGCGCGGGGCCGGGCGTGTTGCAGGAGATGGTGCGCTCGCCGGAGCGCACCGTGCAGGACCTGCGCAAGAGCTGCCACGAGCTCATCCGCCGCGAGCGCGAGCTGCGCACGGTGGCGCCGCCGGAGGACGTGCAGCGGCTGGCGGACGAGCGCAAGAAGCTGGAGACGCGCTGGGCCGCGGAGGAGGACGCGGTGGTGCGCGACCGGCTGCGCGCGGCGTTGCAGGTGTTGGATGAGCAGGTGCGCCAGCGCGCGGAGCTGACGAAGGCCGCGGACCGGCTGGAGGCCGAGTACACGCGCCTGGCCTACACGCTGGAGAACCTCTACGCGCAGGTGCTGCGGGTGCGCTCGGCGGACGCGGCGGACGCGGACGTGGCCGGCGCGGGCCTGCGCCTCAGCGTGGAGCAGCTGGGCGCGGAGGTGGACGCGGTGACGTCCGCGCTGGAAGAGGTGCACGGCGCGCCCGTGGATGGCCGGGTGCGCACGCGCTGA
- a CDS encoding NAD-dependent succinate-semialdehyde dehydrogenase, whose product MAIATISPTTGKTLRTFDVLSSEQLERKLQKAADTFRAYRETSFADRARWMRRAAEILEVEADRFGRMMTEEMGKPLEAAKAESRKSATACRYYVTRAEKLLRDTPIDVDGDTAFVRYQPLGPVLAIMPWNFPFWQVVRFAAPALMAGNVGLLKHASNVPQCALALEEIFRTAGFPEGAFQSLFIETSEVNRVIEDPRVKAVTLTGSEGAGRAVGAAAGRAIKKVVLELGGSDPFIVMPSADLDKAVHTAVSARLINNGQSCIAAKRFIIAEPIAQEFERRFVERMKTMVVGDPMDPKTDVGPLATPGILEGLHAQVQESIKAGTRLLLGGRPQGGPGNFYPPTVLADPPPRAPAFHDELFGPVATLLRARDLEHAIELANATPFGLGASVWTQDPNEQRRLIDGIEAGMVFVNALVASDARLPFGGVKHSGHGRELADLGIREFVNAKTVRITGPSGAPPPSKHAGE is encoded by the coding sequence ATGGCCATCGCCACCATCAGCCCCACCACGGGCAAGACGCTGCGCACCTTCGACGTGCTCTCGTCCGAGCAACTGGAGCGCAAGCTGCAAAAGGCCGCGGACACGTTCCGCGCCTACCGCGAGACGTCCTTCGCCGACCGCGCCCGCTGGATGCGCCGCGCCGCTGAAATCCTCGAAGTCGAGGCCGACCGCTTCGGCCGCATGATGACGGAGGAGATGGGCAAGCCCCTGGAGGCCGCCAAGGCCGAGTCCCGCAAGAGCGCCACCGCGTGCCGCTACTACGTCACCCGCGCGGAGAAGCTCCTGCGCGACACGCCCATCGACGTGGATGGCGACACCGCCTTCGTGCGCTACCAGCCGCTGGGCCCCGTGCTCGCCATCATGCCGTGGAACTTCCCCTTCTGGCAGGTCGTGCGCTTCGCCGCCCCTGCCCTCATGGCCGGCAACGTGGGCCTGCTCAAGCACGCCAGCAACGTGCCCCAGTGCGCCCTCGCGCTGGAAGAAATCTTCCGCACCGCCGGCTTCCCCGAAGGCGCCTTCCAATCCCTGTTCATCGAGACGTCGGAGGTGAACCGCGTCATCGAGGATCCGCGCGTGAAGGCCGTCACGCTCACCGGCAGCGAGGGCGCCGGCCGGGCCGTGGGCGCCGCGGCGGGCCGCGCCATCAAGAAGGTCGTCCTGGAGCTGGGCGGCAGCGACCCGTTCATCGTCATGCCCAGCGCGGACCTGGACAAGGCCGTGCACACCGCCGTGTCCGCGCGCCTCATCAACAACGGCCAGTCCTGCATCGCCGCCAAGCGCTTCATCATCGCCGAGCCCATCGCCCAGGAGTTCGAACGCCGCTTCGTCGAACGCATGAAGACCATGGTGGTCGGCGACCCCATGGATCCGAAGACCGACGTCGGCCCGCTCGCCACGCCCGGCATCCTCGAAGGGCTGCACGCCCAGGTGCAGGAGAGCATCAAGGCCGGCACCCGGCTGCTGCTCGGCGGCAGGCCCCAGGGCGGCCCCGGCAACTTCTACCCGCCCACCGTCCTCGCGGATCCACCGCCCAGGGCCCCCGCCTTCCACGACGAGCTCTTCGGCCCCGTGGCCACCCTGCTGCGCGCCCGCGACCTGGAGCACGCCATCGAGCTGGCCAACGCGACGCCCTTCGGCCTGGGCGCCAGCGTGTGGACCCAGGACCCGAACGAGCAGCGCCGGCTCATCGACGGCATCGAGGCCGGCATGGTGTTCGTCAACGCGCTCGTCGCGTCCGACGCGCGCCTGCCCTTCGGCGGCGTGAAGCACTCCGGCCACGGCCGCGAGCTGGCCGACCTGGGCATCCGCGAGTTCGTCAACGCCAAGACCGTCCGCATCACCGGCCCGTCCGGCGCCCCGCCGCCGTCGAAGCACGCGGGTGAATAG
- a CDS encoding biopolymer transporter ExbD, with the protein MGMAVGGRGGVKADINVTPLVDVVLVLLIIFMVVTPLMRGEFALQLPSAGDPGAYPMSSEDLPPGLVRLTSDGSLLIDGEPVSEADYVPRLRAFLNARPKGQRGLYFQPDAQAPYPRLISALDGAKAAGAETLGLSIQSP; encoded by the coding sequence ATGGGAATGGCCGTGGGAGGCAGGGGCGGAGTGAAGGCGGACATCAACGTCACCCCGCTGGTGGACGTGGTGCTGGTGCTGCTGATCATCTTCATGGTCGTGACCCCGCTGATGCGCGGCGAGTTCGCGCTCCAGCTCCCCTCCGCGGGGGACCCCGGCGCGTACCCCATGTCATCCGAGGACCTGCCCCCAGGCCTCGTGCGCCTCACCTCGGACGGTTCGCTGCTCATCGACGGCGAGCCCGTGAGCGAAGCGGACTACGTGCCGCGCCTGCGTGCCTTCCTGAACGCCCGCCCCAAGGGCCAACGCGGCCTGTACTTCCAGCCCGACGCACAGGCCCCGTATCCACGGCTCATCAGCGCGCTGGACGGCGCGAAGGCCGCCGGCGCCGAGACCCTGGGCCTGTCCATCCAGAGCCCCTGA
- a CDS encoding phosphatase PAP2 family protein produces MSRGPWRWVSGWDVMVTRPLGLLLLVVACVLGFVYLSDEVTEGETQDIDERIVRSLRRPEDPALPRGPWWLAETARDVTSLGGFPVLSLITVAVCGFLAMARRYRTSLFVLFAIVGGWMLNAALKNVFNRPRPSVVPHLTETLSTSFPSGHAMLSAITYLTLGALLAQFSEHRRVKVYLLVVALVLSGLVGCTRVYLGVHYPTDVLGGWVAGLAWALLVTVAARFMRRRSPALREEAHRPVE; encoded by the coding sequence ATGTCACGAGGGCCATGGCGGTGGGTGTCGGGTTGGGACGTGATGGTGACGCGGCCGCTGGGGCTGCTGTTGCTCGTGGTCGCCTGCGTCCTGGGCTTCGTCTACCTGTCCGACGAGGTCACCGAAGGCGAGACGCAGGACATCGACGAGCGCATCGTGCGCTCCCTCCGCCGCCCCGAGGACCCCGCGCTTCCTCGCGGCCCGTGGTGGCTCGCGGAGACCGCGCGCGACGTGACGTCCCTGGGCGGCTTCCCCGTGCTGTCGCTCATCACCGTGGCCGTGTGCGGCTTCCTGGCGATGGCCCGCCGCTACCGCACCAGCCTCTTCGTCCTGTTCGCCATCGTCGGCGGATGGATGCTCAACGCGGCGCTCAAGAACGTCTTCAACCGGCCGCGCCCCTCCGTGGTGCCCCACCTCACGGAGACGCTCTCCACCAGCTTCCCCAGCGGACACGCCATGCTGTCCGCCATCACCTACCTCACGCTGGGCGCGCTGCTGGCCCAGTTCTCCGAGCACCGCCGCGTGAAGGTGTACCTCCTCGTCGTCGCCCTGGTCCTGTCCGGCCTCGTGGGCTGCACCCGCGTGTACCTGGGCGTGCACTACCCCACGGACGTGCTCGGCGGCTGGGTGGCCGGGCTGGCGTGGGCCCTCCTTGTCACCGTCGCCGCCCGCTTCATGCGCCGCCGCAGCCCCGCCCTGCGCGAGGAGGCCCATCGCCCCGTGGAATGA
- a CDS encoding histone deacetylase, with protein MIQAWLWKLGLGRGRVHVFYDEAYRLPLSGIESSVGIEPRGTDFTTWYLLESGVVRAADVRHPVPVSYAQLARVHDARYLESLSDPATLARIYATDPSEVPVDALLDSVRLVCGGTLGAARLALARQTPVVNMAGGFHHARPDRGGGFCTVNDIAVAVADLRAAGFDGSVAVLDLDAHPPDGTAACLAGQPKVWIGSVSGSDWGALPPGVDETRVPDGCDDGTYVQKVRDLLARMPRSDITFVIAGGDVLSGDRFGRVGITLQGARERDVAIAAALRGRASVWLPGGGYHAESWKLFAGTVLVLAGLGHQRITARYDPLSARFQRIAHLLDPEKASTAGTAPDWEPFSLEDLEGPLRLGPEVQPRVLGHYTAQGIEYALFRYGLLSYVERLGYSRLRVQVASTGGTGDRIMVLGHAGGREHLLSDAVLERRVLQGETFLFANWLSLRHPRARFSDTRPQLPGQEVPGLGLSRETTEVLLAMAQRLGLSGVAFRPMWYHLAVVARGRFRFATPERQGRFEALMRDLSTLSLVEATHAVAEGRVRLDGQPYRWEPDDMLCRLTPVPLDAEAVAKEREQCRFSVEPAATPARVTAPPVKAEPP; from the coding sequence ATGATTCAGGCGTGGCTCTGGAAGCTGGGCCTGGGACGCGGCCGCGTGCACGTCTTCTACGACGAGGCCTACCGCCTGCCGCTCTCCGGCATCGAGTCCTCCGTGGGCATCGAGCCGCGCGGCACCGACTTCACCACCTGGTACCTGCTGGAGTCCGGCGTGGTGCGCGCCGCGGACGTGCGCCACCCCGTGCCCGTGTCCTACGCGCAGCTCGCGCGCGTGCACGACGCCCGCTATCTCGAATCCCTCTCCGACCCCGCGACCCTCGCGCGCATCTACGCCACCGACCCGTCGGAGGTCCCGGTGGACGCGCTCCTGGACAGCGTGCGGCTCGTGTGCGGCGGGACGCTCGGCGCGGCCCGGCTGGCGCTCGCGCGGCAGACGCCCGTGGTCAACATGGCCGGCGGCTTCCACCACGCGCGCCCGGACAGGGGCGGCGGCTTCTGCACCGTCAACGACATCGCGGTGGCCGTGGCGGACCTGCGCGCCGCCGGCTTCGACGGCTCCGTGGCCGTGCTGGACCTGGACGCGCACCCGCCGGATGGCACCGCCGCGTGCCTCGCCGGCCAGCCGAAGGTGTGGATCGGCTCCGTGTCCGGCAGCGACTGGGGCGCGCTGCCCCCCGGCGTGGACGAGACGCGCGTGCCCGACGGCTGCGACGACGGCACCTACGTGCAGAAGGTGCGGGACCTGCTTGCGCGCATGCCCCGCTCGGACATCACCTTCGTCATCGCCGGCGGGGACGTGCTGTCCGGAGACCGCTTCGGGCGCGTGGGCATCACGCTCCAGGGCGCGCGCGAACGCGACGTGGCCATCGCCGCCGCGCTGCGAGGCAGGGCCAGCGTGTGGCTGCCCGGCGGCGGCTACCACGCGGAGTCCTGGAAGCTGTTCGCGGGCACCGTGCTGGTGCTCGCGGGCCTGGGCCATCAGCGCATCACCGCGCGCTATGATCCGCTGAGCGCGCGCTTCCAGCGCATCGCGCACCTGCTGGATCCGGAGAAGGCGAGCACCGCCGGGACGGCGCCGGACTGGGAGCCCTTCTCGCTGGAGGACCTGGAGGGCCCGCTGCGGCTGGGGCCGGAGGTGCAGCCGCGCGTGCTGGGGCACTACACCGCGCAGGGCATCGAGTACGCCCTCTTCCGCTACGGCCTGCTGTCGTACGTGGAGCGCCTGGGCTACAGCCGCCTGCGCGTGCAGGTGGCCTCCACCGGCGGCACCGGCGACCGCATCATGGTGCTGGGCCACGCGGGAGGCCGCGAGCACCTGCTGTCGGACGCCGTGCTGGAGCGGCGCGTCCTCCAGGGCGAGACCTTCCTCTTCGCCAACTGGCTGTCCCTGCGCCACCCGCGCGCGCGCTTCAGCGACACGCGCCCGCAGCTGCCCGGCCAGGAGGTGCCCGGCCTGGGCCTGTCGCGCGAGACGACGGAGGTGCTGCTCGCCATGGCCCAGCGCCTGGGCCTGTCCGGCGTGGCCTTCCGTCCCATGTGGTACCACCTGGCCGTCGTCGCGCGAGGCCGCTTCCGCTTCGCCACCCCGGAGCGCCAGGGCCGCTTCGAGGCGCTGATGCGCGACCTGTCCACGCTGTCGCTCGTGGAGGCCACGCACGCCGTGGCTGAAGGGCGCGTGCGCCTGGACGGCCAGCCGTACCGGTGGGAGCCGGACGACATGCTCTGCCGCCTGACGCCCGTGCCCCTGGACGCGGAGGCCGTGGCGAAGGAGCGCGAGCAGTGCCGCTTCTCCGTGGAGCCCGCCGCGACGCCGGCGCGCGTCACGGCACCGCCCGTGAAGGCCGAGCCCCCGTGA
- a CDS encoding acyltransferase produces MDLDAQRREQHKLRLSWMPWLYFSLKPRHREWAEAWQRQVQDRLRALETVEIAEGCFIAPEARIFAEPGRTVRIGPGCSIGADAFVHGPVVLGPRVSLNARVSLDGGACGIRIGEGSRIATGATLYAFDHGLAPDRPVREQPVTSRGIVIGQDVWVGANAGITDGVTVGDHAVIGMGAVVTRDVPPWAIVGGVPARLLGDRRQRPRSGIPGGWEPPDSEGNP; encoded by the coding sequence GTGGACCTGGACGCGCAACGCCGTGAACAACACAAGCTGCGCCTGTCGTGGATGCCGTGGCTCTACTTCAGCCTCAAGCCGCGCCACCGCGAGTGGGCGGAGGCCTGGCAGCGCCAGGTGCAGGACCGCCTGCGCGCGCTGGAGACCGTCGAAATCGCCGAGGGCTGTTTCATCGCCCCGGAGGCGCGCATCTTCGCGGAGCCCGGCCGCACCGTGCGCATCGGGCCGGGGTGCAGCATCGGCGCGGACGCGTTCGTGCACGGGCCGGTGGTGCTGGGGCCGCGCGTCAGCCTCAACGCGCGCGTCAGCCTGGATGGCGGCGCGTGCGGCATCCGCATCGGCGAGGGCAGCCGCATCGCCACCGGCGCCACGCTCTACGCCTTCGACCACGGGCTCGCGCCGGACCGCCCCGTGCGCGAACAGCCCGTCACCTCCAGGGGCATCGTGATCGGCCAGGACGTCTGGGTGGGCGCCAACGCGGGCATCACCGACGGTGTCACCGTGGGCGACCACGCGGTGATTGGCATGGGCGCCGTCGTCACGCGCGACGTGCCCCCCTGGGCCATCGTCGGCGGCGTGCCTGCACGCCTGCTCGGCGACCGCCGTCAACGCCCCCGCTCCGGAATCCCCGGGGGGTGGGAGCCTCCAGACTCCGAGGGAAACCCTTGA
- a CDS encoding ATP-binding protein, with product MSQEQRETGSAVAPGQSSVASDLVDTRRFQRAGSLLREVLFELDAAGRLVLASPAWERLVGAPVLAWTGRALVELFHPEDRDQARALLRTALSRTDTPTRLELRLAGGTQPRWVELSAVGDPEHLGGVLGTLVDVTPRRLAEEAAATRERYLGAMVEVQRRLLSPESAGDLYNSILEPLGRVANASRAYVFEFHRDASGRMLQSQRAEWCAPGVSRELDNPDTQAWPVDQAFERQQLEQLHRGEPVQGGPVDFGAHNAPVLLGQGIQSLLVLPLLVHGEPFGFIGFDNCDDARPWSHVEVKLLSGAAGALSLALEQHTTDALRMRTETALRRTEAGFHLLIEGFPDPVVVHTTDGMLLTVNPAMANYLGYQDPAELLGRHLLGLVRREDQEVARRHLEEAQDGALAARSHEVPLVRRDGQVVSADLVTLGVLFDGVPARVTVARDFTERKHMQAQLMLGDRLASMGMLAAGIAHELNNPLSYVLSNLEFLHRALGPMPRPLGAEELLEYQQVLDDAREGSERMRQIVRQLKVFSRVDDAHEEAVDLHRVLDSVAQMAASEIRPRARLVKQYGVVPTVRANEGKLFQVFLNLVINAAHAIPEGSTDEHEIRLITRTDEDGRVVVDVRDTGRGIAPELLRRIFDPFFTTKAPGQGTGLGLSICDTIVRALGGTITVESSPGHGATFRVSLHAAAQAARVA from the coding sequence GTGTCGCAGGAGCAACGCGAGACGGGGAGCGCTGTTGCTCCGGGGCAATCGTCCGTGGCGAGCGACCTCGTGGACACGCGTCGCTTCCAGCGCGCCGGGTCGCTGCTGCGCGAGGTGCTCTTCGAGCTGGACGCCGCGGGCCGGCTCGTCCTGGCGAGCCCCGCGTGGGAGCGCCTGGTCGGTGCCCCCGTGCTCGCGTGGACGGGCCGCGCGCTGGTGGAGTTGTTCCATCCGGAGGACCGGGACCAGGCGCGGGCGCTCCTGCGCACGGCGCTTTCACGCACGGACACGCCCACGCGGCTGGAGCTGCGGCTCGCGGGCGGCACGCAGCCGCGCTGGGTGGAGCTGTCCGCGGTGGGCGACCCGGAGCACCTGGGCGGCGTGCTCGGCACGCTGGTGGACGTCACCCCGCGACGGCTGGCGGAGGAGGCCGCCGCCACGCGCGAGCGCTATCTGGGCGCGATGGTGGAGGTGCAGCGGCGGCTCCTGTCTCCAGAGTCCGCCGGGGACTTGTACAACTCCATCCTGGAGCCGCTGGGCCGCGTCGCGAACGCCAGCCGCGCCTACGTCTTCGAGTTCCACCGCGACGCCTCCGGCCGGATGCTCCAGTCCCAGCGCGCGGAGTGGTGCGCGCCCGGCGTCTCGCGCGAGCTGGACAACCCGGACACGCAGGCGTGGCCGGTGGACCAGGCCTTCGAGCGGCAGCAACTGGAGCAGCTCCACCGGGGCGAGCCCGTGCAGGGCGGCCCGGTGGACTTCGGCGCGCACAACGCGCCGGTGCTCCTGGGGCAGGGCATCCAGTCGCTGCTGGTGCTGCCGCTGCTGGTGCATGGCGAGCCGTTCGGCTTCATCGGCTTCGACAACTGCGACGACGCGCGCCCCTGGTCGCACGTGGAGGTGAAGCTGCTGTCCGGCGCGGCCGGCGCGCTGTCCCTGGCGCTGGAGCAGCACACCACGGACGCGCTGCGCATGCGCACGGAGACGGCGCTGCGCCGCACGGAGGCCGGCTTCCACCTGCTCATCGAGGGCTTCCCGGACCCCGTGGTGGTGCACACGACGGACGGGATGCTCCTGACGGTGAACCCGGCCATGGCCAACTACCTGGGCTACCAGGATCCGGCGGAGCTGCTGGGCCGGCACCTGTTGGGCCTGGTGCGGCGCGAGGACCAGGAGGTGGCGCGCCGCCACCTGGAGGAGGCGCAGGACGGGGCGCTGGCGGCCCGCTCGCACGAGGTGCCGCTGGTGCGCCGCGACGGGCAGGTGGTGAGCGCGGACCTGGTGACGCTGGGCGTGCTCTTCGACGGCGTGCCCGCGCGCGTGACGGTGGCGCGCGACTTCACCGAGCGCAAGCACATGCAGGCGCAGCTCATGCTGGGGGACCGGCTGGCCTCCATGGGCATGCTGGCCGCGGGCATCGCGCACGAGTTGAACAACCCGCTGTCCTACGTGCTCTCCAACCTGGAGTTCCTGCACCGCGCGCTGGGCCCCATGCCCCGGCCCCTGGGCGCGGAGGAGCTCCTGGAGTACCAGCAGGTGCTGGACGACGCGCGCGAGGGCTCCGAGCGGATGCGGCAGATCGTCCGCCAGCTCAAGGTCTTCTCCCGGGTGGACGACGCGCACGAGGAGGCGGTGGACCTGCACCGCGTGCTGGACTCCGTCGCGCAGATGGCGGCCAGCGAAATCCGCCCGCGCGCCCGGCTGGTGAAGCAGTACGGCGTCGTGCCGACGGTGCGCGCCAACGAGGGCAAGCTGTTCCAGGTGTTCCTCAACCTGGTCATCAACGCCGCGCACGCGATTCCAGAGGGCTCCACGGACGAGCACGAGATCCGCCTCATCACCCGCACGGACGAGGACGGCCGGGTGGTGGTGGACGTGCGGGACACGGGCCGGGGCATCGCGCCGGAGCTGTTGCGCCGCATCTTCGACCCCTTCTTCACCACCAAGGCGCCGGGGCAGGGCACCGGCCTGGGCCTGTCCATCTGCGACACCATCGTGCGCGCGCTCGGCGGCACCATCACCGTGGAGTCCTCGCCGGGCCACGGCGCCACCTTCCGCGTCAGCCTGCACGCCGCCGCGCAGGCTGCTCGCGTGGCCTGA